Proteins from a single region of Fervidobacterium thailandense:
- a CDS encoding GumC family protein, with translation MTTSNYVRVKDDITVTDILKILKKRIKVVFLVFTITLLFTILYVEFVATPLYEATAKLKIPATSSGFGTLGSVAALILGTEGTGSPDVTTQQEIMLSRTVLEEVVRKTGLLEVKQRRENNKNLTMDQVVDYLKRKKTISISSVKNSSIIEIKVYDSDRELAKKILEELINSYIATYVRLNKDEKTAQLEVLERQIPELEREIAEIGEKIKNFKLTKSVSPSQEGELYVSAIATLAKEKYETENEIQSTKAAVARIEAQINALQADKKKLGYTPTSGLLEKYRAELAELQTRYSSLIQQYTEDHPDVKSTRAQIEQVEREIEKEIQRIVSSKIESPSPLLQELYSQLIENKLKLPILETKLSALNKSIQDVESKLKKLPLIEQEYLNLERDYKIKQTIYAALVQKYEELKLNAAGSEANKPQIVDPPYVPERPSKPDKKLSLAIGAVAGLFMAFLSAFLREGLDKKLRTIEDLLSIISVPLILLAKSDREKALSTMFTHILNNFPKDHNFALISPDSERALELAYNLSQKVLNDSKLSFSVLSIDDTELVCLDKKIGNEHNDNGILILKAPVLEKSYQGYIVAKKSDGVILVVELHHSLKTNVLNFLSWCSENEIKVYGVIIFEQT, from the coding sequence GTGACGACGAGCAATTACGTTAGGGTAAAGGATGATATCACTGTAACAGATATTCTTAAAATATTGAAGAAAAGGATCAAGGTGGTCTTCCTTGTTTTCACCATTACTTTGCTCTTCACCATTCTCTACGTAGAATTTGTGGCCACTCCTTTGTACGAAGCGACCGCTAAACTGAAAATTCCTGCAACTTCCAGTGGATTCGGAACGTTAGGGTCAGTTGCAGCTCTAATACTTGGAACCGAAGGTACAGGTAGTCCAGATGTTACGACACAGCAAGAAATAATGTTGAGCAGAACGGTTTTAGAGGAGGTTGTGAGAAAAACAGGTCTGCTCGAGGTAAAACAAAGGCGGGAAAATAACAAAAATTTAACCATGGATCAGGTGGTTGACTACTTGAAACGTAAGAAAACGATTTCAATTTCAAGTGTAAAAAATTCATCTATAATTGAGATCAAGGTATACGACAGCGATCGAGAGCTGGCCAAAAAGATCCTCGAGGAATTGATTAACAGCTACATAGCCACGTATGTGAGACTCAACAAAGACGAAAAGACCGCGCAACTTGAGGTTCTTGAGCGCCAAATTCCGGAGCTTGAACGTGAAATTGCTGAAATAGGTGAAAAGATAAAGAATTTTAAGTTAACAAAGTCGGTTTCTCCAAGTCAAGAGGGTGAACTGTACGTATCAGCGATAGCGACACTGGCAAAGGAAAAGTATGAAACTGAAAACGAAATCCAGAGCACGAAAGCGGCGGTTGCGAGGATAGAGGCTCAAATAAATGCTTTGCAAGCCGACAAGAAAAAACTCGGATACACACCAACGAGTGGATTGCTTGAAAAATACCGTGCTGAGCTTGCCGAGCTTCAAACAAGGTATAGCTCTTTGATTCAACAATACACGGAAGATCATCCCGACGTAAAATCAACCAGAGCTCAAATAGAACAGGTTGAGCGGGAGATCGAAAAGGAAATACAGAGGATAGTATCTTCAAAAATAGAGTCTCCAAGTCCGTTACTTCAAGAGCTATACAGTCAGCTCATTGAAAACAAGCTCAAGTTACCGATTCTTGAAACGAAACTCTCGGCTTTGAACAAGTCAATTCAAGATGTTGAGTCAAAGCTCAAAAAACTACCGCTTATAGAGCAAGAATACCTGAACTTAGAAAGAGACTACAAAATAAAGCAAACGATTTACGCAGCCCTGGTGCAAAAATACGAAGAACTCAAACTTAACGCTGCCGGATCAGAGGCGAACAAACCACAGATAGTTGATCCTCCGTACGTGCCAGAACGTCCGTCAAAACCAGACAAAAAGTTGTCATTAGCCATAGGAGCTGTTGCAGGGCTATTCATGGCTTTTCTTAGCGCTTTTCTGAGGGAGGGCTTGGATAAGAAACTGAGGACTATCGAAGATTTATTAAGTATTATCTCCGTTCCGTTAATACTCTTGGCGAAGTCTGATAGAGAAAAAGCTTTAAGTACAATGTTTACGCATATTCTCAATAACTTTCCTAAAGATCATAACTTCGCGTTAATTAGTCCCGATAGTGAACGTGCTTTAGAACTTGCCTACAACTTGAGTCAAAAGGTACTTAATGACAGCAAACTATCTTTCAGCGTACTATCAATTGATGACACTGAATTAGTTTGCCTTGATAAAAAAATTGGCAACGAACATAATGATAACGGAATACTTATATTAAAAGCTCCCGTTCTCGAAAAAAGTTACCAGGGGTACATCGTAGCCAAGAAATCCGATGGTGTGATCTTAGTCGTGGAATTACATCATTCCTTAAAGACGAATGTCTTGAACTTCCTCTCGTGGTGCTCCGAGAATGAAATAAAAGTTTACGGAGTGATAATCTTTGAGCAAACCTGA